Within the Glycine soja cultivar W05 chromosome 3, ASM419377v2, whole genome shotgun sequence genome, the region AGAAGCTCTCAAAAGCACTTATGGCTTGTATCCAAACAAGTTAATCTCTTGATTTGTCGTCTCAGGCAATATGCTATGTCGTCGTAAGGCCGGTGTCGAAAAGTTTGTACAGAAGGATCAACCGGGTAGTAGCAGAGCTCTTGTGGCTGGAGCTTGTATGGCTTATTGATTGGTGGGCAGGAGTTAAGGTGCTTCACTCGGATCCAACTTTTctctaataattttctttttggttctgtttggataaacttctacTTAATTGATTTTAACGTAAGTTAAAATTACCTTATGCATAACCTAATCTACTTTATCTTCTACTTAATTGATTTTAACGTCTGTGTAGGCTAATTTCTACTTATGGGAGaggtttaattcattttaccttattatttttttttcttcgtatAAGTGCTTATTgagaagattaatttttttgggcACTATTGTTGTCTTCAAATTTAGTTAGTCATCCAACAGTGCTTGCTCTATGTGGTGGTATTCTTGAAGATATGAAATTGGGTTTTTACATTATTCTCATACTGCATTTTTTCCCCTACAAACCTGTAAGGATTAAATAGCTGTTTGGTGTAATCATTTCTTCCCTCTCCTTGGATGGGTGGTGTTGTAAAATCAAACCAAGGCAATCTGGCTACCTTGTGTATGTGTGACTTACAAGGAACGATATGTTATGGGCTTTACAATGTTGCATAATTAGTCCCAAATATTTCAGTGGGAAATAAAACTGCATTCATTGTTTTTACTTTGCAGTACTAAAAGCCTAAAAGCCAAAGCTGAAAATAGTAGCTTCTGAAGGGAAAGGTTCTAAAAAAAGCATATCTTAGAGTCAAGcttaaacaaaaaatgtttgACTTGAGTAGACTTCCAACTCAATCAAGCTACTCTAgcaggttttttatttttacaagcaATATAATTAAGCAAAGGGAATTGCCACTTTCCATTGATTCTTTCAGCAGCAGCAGACAAAGCTAGAAATTttggagttttttttatataattgccTATTTGGTTAATTCTTAGGTTTCTCTTGGGCTTGGAATGATTGGTATAGGATGCTAAGTTCATTTAATCATCAGTGGTTCTGTGAATTGAAACTCTAGGATCTTTAAAATTTTGGCTGTAAAAGTAGAGGGAAGATCCTATGGTGACATGGTACTATATAGCTCTATAATCAATACGATTGGTGAGGACTTGGAGGATTTATTATAGTCCTTATTACGATTCCTATATCCCCCCACCCCCTCCCCCCTTCCCCTGTTCatgatttgaaaacatattttgcagTAAGACCTCTAAATAAGACATAAATTTATCTTTCAATAAACTTATAAGATTAAGTTTGATTATTTATGTAAGTCAACATGCTTAACATTTAAAAGGATAATTAAATGTAAGATTTTAATacagtataaattttttaatatttaatataataataataataataataataataataataccaacaaatatttatttgtctATTTAAATAGGTTGACCTGTTACATTTAAAAGGCTTTTTAAATAGCCTAGAGCCTGACCTTTTTAACTAGATAGGCTTTGATAAAAGCCTTGGCctggtttattttctaaaacagcCTAGTCTGGCCTGAGCTCAAAGAGCTCCTTTTGAAATCAGTTCCTTTTAAAAGGATGCTAATGAGTTAGGTGGTTGGTTAATTGCTACCACGACACATGGAATATGAGAAATATATTCTCTTGAGGTCAGTTGTCTCGTAGTTTCAGAAGCATGATGTtatcaaagaaagaaaattggttatttgaaaatcataatttatgaaCTGCAATTTAATAGTTTGTTCTGTtgcatttttgtataatttattcttACATTTGGAACTTTCTGGCTCTAGGTCCAAATATTCACAGATCATGAAACCTTTCGTTTAATGGGTAAGCCTTTTGTTAGCCTATGATTTAGCACTAAGCAATTTACTCCCTCCATTCTTTCTCCATGTGTTGTGTATGCATTCTTATCTTCTAGAAAGGAAAAGGGGGAGGTTCTTGGGACAACATTTGCTTCCATATAATAATTTGATTCTGTTTTGTATTATCAGGTAAAGAGCATGCACTTGTGATAAGCAATCACAGAAGTGATATTGATTGGCTTGTTGGATGGGTTTCAGCTCAGGTGATTGTCTTATTTGATCTGATCTTTTCCACATGTTCAATGAAAGCAAATTAATACAGATTCAACTGTGTATTAATacaagtaatttattttattcataagtTTGGAATGTTTGATATTATGTAAGGACAGAAAGGccgatcaaaaaaaaaatttaaggacaAAACGACACATTTGAGGGTTACTTATgcatgttttattattatataataaaatatgctACTCTTTGATTTgctatcttctatttttgtgaCATATTTGTTTGGTTTCTGCTTGAACTGCTGATTGGTTATTCAATTTCATTCAACAGCGTTCAGGTTGTCTTGGCAGCACTCTAGCTGTGATGAAGAAATCTTCAAAGTTTCTGCCGGTATATGCTTCTGACTTGTAGtttcaaaatgaatttattCAGTCATTATGAATAAATCACCTAAAGTGCTCCCTGCACTGTAGAGGATCTTAATTTGGGGAAACAGTAACACCTAATTCTCTTTTATATATTCCACTTTCTCTCATGTTTTCATAACATCAATTGTAAACTTTCTAGTATAAATTCATACTCGTTTTTTTAATCTCCCTCTTAGGAATAATTTTGGCTTATACTTATTCAGTTATTCTTGTAAGTAGAATAAAATCTTGCCGGATATTTGTTAGTATTGGATAGAGGCTAAGTCCGTCATGGCCGCtgcctaaaccctaaaacagaaagATATTCAGTTCTTTTTTTGAATGTCTTATCCTGAGTAGAACATTACAAGCATGATTTTTCTACTTATGATCCCAACTAGTTACCTTCAAATTGGGATAGAGGCTAAGTTCTACATTTGCAGGTCATTGGCTGGTCAATGTGGTTTTCTGAGTATCTTTTTCTGGAGAGAAGTTGGGCCAAGGATGAAAGCACATTAAAGGTATGACatgctaaaatataattaatttatatgttttatgcTCATAAGATAAGGGATACATGCTTATGTTTGTCAAATCGATGTCTTCTTATTTCTTACTTATGCAGCAATACATTCAATGGCTATAAATTTTCTCTCTCGGTGTATTAGATGTTTGATTTCATTTGGGAATCTCATTTGAAtgttttgttatcatatctgcaGTCAGGCATCCAGCGACTGAGTGATTTCCCTCTTCCCTTTTGGCTAGCTCTCTTTGTAGAAGGAACGCGTTTTACACAGGCCAAACTATTAGCTGCTCAGGAATATGCCACTTCCACTGGATTGCCTGTTCCTAGAAATGTTTTGATTCCAAGAACTAaggtgaaatataatttttttttgccttcTTTCCCTTGCTTTTCGTTCCATGGATTGGAAGCTACACTGTATTAATCTGGTCTAGGTATTAGTCTTAATTATTATGTGTTAGCAGAGCTATTATAGACTTGTAAATCTTAGCAGTACTTGCaatttcatttatcttttaataatcTGTCAAAAACAAAATGTTGAGAGGAAAACTTGTTAGGGTGGTGTAGAACATCAAACAGAACTACAAGAGAACTAGAGAAGTGACCTAGGAATTACATCTAGGGTTTGTTTGCTTCACACAAACAAGAGTTGTGCAATTTCATTTATCTTATATTCTGTCAAAAGGAAAATGTTTAGAGGAAAACTTGTTAGGGTGGTGTAGAAAATCAAACAGAACTAGAGAAGTGACCTAGGAATTACATCTAGGGTTTGTTTGCTTCACACAAACAAGAGCAGTGTAATTTCTCATTTATCTTATAATCTATCAAAAAGGAAATGTTGAGAGGGAAAAAGAACCCAGGAGATCTGATGGAATTTGTATGTCAATTACTGACTGGtggatattatttatattatactaAGTAATAAATAGTAGTGGTAATAGTAATACAAGGGTTTACTGTACAATTACCCTAATTACtgtaattagataataatatacAACATAAAATCATACCGTAACTACCCTATTTACACTGTTTCTAACAGAAAGCATTACAACTGTTGGCATGAGAACAGTTTCAGAATTTCGATCCATACAGATAAGGAATGAATATAAGGATATATTGTCACCCATAGATGTGACAATATtaaattcttcttttaaaaggCCCACATTGTTACTTACCCCAGAACAAAGTCTTCTACATATGTAAAACTGTGTGTTAGCTCTCATTTATTAACTTATGCTACATGCTACAAGAATTAGGAAAGTAATTCTATTTTTACTCTAATATTTATCATGTAATATTTACTGTTGTGTTTCTTTCAGGGTTTTGTTTCTGCAGTAAGTCATATGCGCTCATTTGTTCCTGCCATTTATGATGTAACAGTAGCCATCCCTAAGAGTTCCCCTGCTCCTACAATGCTAAGACTCTTCAAGGGACAACCTTCAGTGGTAAAGCAATCAAAATCAAGATTTAGAAATAACTCTATCTTAAGTCTCCATCAATTTTTTCTCTGCCTATATTATTTGAGTGTCATTGAATATTATAATAGAAAGTAGGgagaataatgatattttttctcATTAGTTCATCAGAAACATTACGAAATATAGATGGAGaggagagaggaaaaaaaagtgataaagtTTCCTCAAACTTATCTCAACTTATCATATAACAAAACTGGAACATAATGATAGATAAATACAATCTTATCCTGATCCTAAGGATAAACAGCAGAAACATAATGATAAAACAAACAGATTTGCAGATCCAGGAAATTGATTCTAACAAGGGCAGCATGTAGATCGTTACCTGATTGGGCTAAAGAGCAAGAAGGGAGGTTTACAGATGGATTTGAGGACTGTAGAAGTTTCACTAGTGTGTCTATTTGTTCCTTTGTGAATGAAAGGTCTCCAGGAGAAGATTGCTGGCCTTGGACTTCACTTATGGCTGTAGAATTTTATGGGTTTTTTACTTCTCCAGCAAGATGCCCAagctttcctttttcttccacTACCAGCTTCACAGTTTGTGCTTACTAGATAATTTTTGCCATTCAATTTATGAATACTGAATTGAATGGAACCAGATCCTGTTGATGACAGGACATCATCTCCAGCTGCTGGAGTAGTGGTAGAAATGATGTACCCTGGCTCTCCAGAAGAATTTGAGCCATGATTGGCTCCTGTCACACCTGTTTCCCCCATGGCTCTGGTATGCCCCAGAGCTCTGCTACCAAATAGAAAGTGGGgagaataatgatattttttttctcattagtTCAGTAGAAGCATGCTAAAAAATAtagacagaaaaaagaaaaaaaaaggagataaCTTTCTTCAGATAACAAAATGAAAcataatgatttaatttttttattgacaaatgttagttgttagtttgttagtgGAGAGGATTCAAACCCAAGACGACCTCTCCCCCccctcccttctcccttcaccaccAAGCTCTATTATGTTTactttatgatttaattttgttgaCTTCATGAAGAGGATCTGTGATATTCTTTCCACAGGTGCATGTTCATATCAAGAGGCATTTGATGAAGGAACTGCCAGATACAGATGAGGCTGTTGCTCAATGGTGTCGAGATATATTTGTGGCCAAGGTGCATGTTGAAAGAACTTTTTTACCGTTCTATTGTTTTTTTCCCCTCACTGTCCACATATTGGTAAATGTggtataaatataattgtttgttttttctatGTAGAACTATGATTAATGGtagattttgaaaaattgcgCACAATGTTCTACTTGCAGAGTTGATTTTCACTATATCCCATTGTGCTTTGTTTAACAATAtcactcattttattttctttttttacctgTTGGCAAACTAGGATGCTTTGTTAGACAAACATATGGCTGAGGGTACTTTTAGTGATCAAGAGCTGCAGGATACTGGTCGACCAATAAAGTCTCTTCTGGTGAGATACTTTCTCAAAATGTCTAATTCTTTAATATTCTTATTAATCAgatcttcttttcttttgtatcCCATTTGcgtatagatttttttttattcttttcggTCAAGCCATGGATGTTTTCCTAAAGAACCATGAATTTCATGTTGGGAGCAGGTAGTTATATCTTGGGCGTGTCTGGTTGTTGCGGGGTCTGTAAAGTTCCTGCAATGGTCTTCGTTACTCTCTTCCTGGAAGGGTGTTGCATTTTCAGCTTTTGGTTTGGCAGTTGTTACTGCACTTATGCAAATTCTGATTCAATTCTCACAGTCAGAGCGTTCAAACCCGGCCAAGATCGTGCCTGCAAAGTCAAAAAACAAGGGGTCTTGATTTATTTGGCGAACTTAAAGTTGCATTTATGTGTGATGAGTGACTCATGTAATACTCATTATTTTGCTTTCAACATCTTATCATAGTATGCTTCTATTCTATATATGTACTATTATGAATGCTTATCGattcattgtttttaatttaattaggatATCCTTTTGTATTGACAGTCTAGGGGATGGCCTAGAAAAA harbors:
- the LOC114406741 gene encoding 1-acyl-sn-glycerol-3-phosphate acyltransferase 2-like, whose protein sequence is MAIAAAAVVVPLGLLFFASGLLVNLIQAICYVVVRPVSKSLYRRINRVVAELLWLELVWLIDWWAGVKVQIFTDHETFRLMGKEHALVISNHRSDIDWLVGWVSAQRSGCLGSTLAVMKKSSKFLPVIGWSMWFSEYLFLERSWAKDESTLKSGIQRLSDFPLPFWLALFVEGTRFTQAKLLAAQEYATSTGLPVPRNVLIPRTKGFVSAVSHMRSFVPAIYDVTVAIPKSSPAPTMLRLFKGQPSVVHVHIKRHLMKELPDTDEAVAQWCRDIFVAKDALLDKHMAEGTFSDQELQDTGRPIKSLLVVISWACLVVAGSVKFLQWSSLLSSWKGVAFSAFGLAVVTALMQILIQFSQSERSNPAKIVPAKSKNKGS